A DNA window from Macadamia integrifolia cultivar HAES 741 chromosome 4, SCU_Mint_v3, whole genome shotgun sequence contains the following coding sequences:
- the LOC122077020 gene encoding ABC transporter G family member 39-like, whose translation MNTEDIYRVASIHRSQSRSGFWRSSSNNVFSQSTRNRDDVDDEEGLKWAALERLPTFDRIKKAIVTGTDGEKKEVDVQNLEIQEKKNLVNRLVRIAEEDNENFLFKLKNRMQQVGIEVPTIEVRFEHLNIGAQAYIGSRGLPSMLNFCLNIVEESLTSLYILQSRKKPFPILQDVHGIIKPSRMTLLLGPPGSGKTTLLLALAGKLDSKLKVSGNITYNGHGMKEFVPQRTSAYVSQHDLHIAEMTVRETLAFSARCQGVGTRYEMLTEMLRREKAANIKPDPDIDAFMKAASQEGQKENVVVDYILKILGLEVCADTMVGNDMIRGISGGQRKRVTTGEMVVGPAKALFMDEISTGLDSSTTYQIVNSLRQATHILGVTTVIALLQPAPETYDLFDDIILLSEGQIVYEGPQNNILEFFESLGFKCPERKGVADFLQEVTSIKDQQQYWAHKDEPYTYVSVKDFADAFKSFHIGQKLGEELSTPFNKRKSHPAALATSKYGISKKELLKSCFSREWLLMKRNSFIFAFRVMRVTLVGSITMTVFLRTKMKRDTIIDGRLFMGVLFFILNTTLINGFPELAMTLAKLPVFYKQRDLLFYPSWAYALPTWMLKIPMSFLESAIWVGMAYYVIGFDPNIHRMFKQYLILILVSQVASSMFRLVAALARDMVVSYTFGTFVLLMFGTLGGFILSRDDVKKWWIWGYWSSPMTYAQNALNVNEFLGHSWSHSLPYSTEPLGIEVLKSAGSFTSSSVFWIGTGALIGYILLFNAAFTLALGYLNQRGKSQTIISEEALKEKHVNKTGEIDNIELSYRGKRSSNQSTESQSGNEIERSSISSRSNRKEAPAESSQKNKGMILPFTPLAITFDDIKYSVDMPKEMKAQGVQEERLVLLNGVSGSFRPGVLTALMGVSGAGKTTLMDVLAGRKTSGYIEGNITISGYPKKNETFARVSGYCEQNDIHSPCVTVHEALVYSAWLRLSTEVDSRTRKIFIEDVMELVELTSHRVALVGLPGVNGLSTEQRKRLTIAVELVANPSVIFMDEPTSGLDARAAAIVMRTVRNTVDTGRTVVCTIHQPSIDIFEAFDELFLMQRGGVEIYVGPLGHHSCQLIKYFEGICGVPKIKDGYNPATWMLEVTSPAQEETLGIKFAETYKNSDLFWRNKALITELSTAPPGSKDLYFPTQFSQPLFTQCVACLWKQHKSYWRNPAYTSVRLLSTTVIALMFGTLFWDLGSKTTKLQDLFNAMGSMYIAVLFTGIQNASAVQPVVAVERTVFYREKAAGMYSALPYALAQVLIEVPHIFIQALIYGVLVYAMIGFDWTVHKFFCYFFYMYLSFLYFTYYGMMAVGLTPNHDIAAIVSSAFYALWNLFGGFLIPPKRLPVWWRWYHWACPVSWTLNGLIASQFGDNEEQMDIGYRVKDFLDEYFGYKHDFLGWIFIALVGYVVLFALVFAIAIKVLNFQRR comes from the exons ATGAACACTGAGGATATTTACAGAGTTGCAAGTATCCACAGAAGTCAAAGTCGCTCTGGATTTTGGAGAAGTTCAAGCAACAATGTCTTCTCACAGTCTACTCGCAACAGAGATGAtgtagatgatgaagaaggtcTTAAATGGGCAGCTCTTGAGAGATTGCCAACATTTGATcgcatcaagaaagcaatagtcaCCGGAACTGATGGGGAGAAAAAGGAAGTTGATGTTCAAAACCTTGAGattcaagagaagaagaacttaGTAAACAGACTGGTAAGAATTGCAGAGGAGGACAATGAGAACTTCCTATTCAAGCTCAAGAATCGAATGCAGCA GGTGGGAATTGAGGTTCCAACAATAGAAGTTCGATTTGAACATCTAAACATAGGTGCGCAAGCATATATCGGTAGTCGAGGTCTACCTTCAATGCTCAACTTCTGTCTCAACATTGTAGAG GAGTCCCTCACCTCTCTCTACATTCTCCAAAGCAGAAAGAAACCATTTCCAATTCTTCAAGATGTCCATGGAATCATCAAGCCCAGCAG AATGACACTGCTTTTAGGCCCCCCAGGCTCTGGAAAGACCACTTTACTGTTAGCTTTGGCAGGAAAGCTTGATTCAAAATTGAAG GTGTCAGGAAATATAACATATAATGGACATGGAATGAAGGAGTTTGTCCCACAGAGAACCTCAGCCTATGTTAGTCAACACGATCTCCATATCGCAGAGATGACGGTGAGAGAAACCTTGGCCTTCTCTGCAAGATGCCAAGGGGTTGGAACCCGTTATG AAATGTTGACAGAGATGTTGAGAAGAGAGAAGGCAGCAAACATCAAGCCTGATCCAGACATTGATGCCTTCATGAAG GCTGCTTCACAAGAGGGACAGAAGGAAAATGTAGTTGTAGACTACATTCTTAAG ATTTTGGGTTTAGAAGTTTGTGCAGATACCATGGTGGGGAATGACATGATAAGGGGTATATCTGGAGGGCAAAGAAAACGCGTTACCACAG GTGAGATGGTTGTGGGGCCTGCAAAAGCATTGTTCATGGATGAGATATCCACAGGATTGGACAGCTCTACAACCTACCAGATTGTGAATTCACTCAGACAGGCCACCCACATTCTAGGTGTAACCACAGTAATTGCTCTCCTTCAGCCAGCACCTGAAACTTATGATCTCTTTGATGATATAATTCTACTATCTGAAGGACAGATAGTTTATGAAGGTCCTCAGAATAATATTCTTGAGTTTTTTGAATCATTGGGCTTCAAATGTCCTGAGAGGAAAGGAGTGGCAGACTTCTTGCAGGAA GTAACATCAATAAAAGATCAGCAGCAATACTGGGCTCACAAAGACGAACCATACACTTATGTTTCTGTCAAGGATTTTGCAGATGCATTCAAGTCATTTCATATTGGCCAGAAGTTAGGGGAGGAACTCAGCACCCCATTCAACAAGAGAAAGAGCCACCCTGCTGCTTTAGCAACTTCAAAGTATGGGATTAGCAAGAAAGAGCTGTTGAAATCTTGCTTCTCAAGGGAATGGCTGCTTATGAAGAGGAATTCATTCATCTTCGCCTTCCGAGTGATGAGA GTAACTCTTGTTGGATCCATCACAATGACTGTATTCCTGCGTACTAAGATGAAACGAGACACAATAATTGATGGGAGACTTTTCATGGGTGTTTTGTTCTTCATACTCAATACTActttaataaatggttttccTGAGCTTGCAATGACACTTGCAAAGCTTCCAGTCTTTTACAAGCAAAGAGACCTACTTTTTTATCCTTCTTGGGCATATGCACTGCCTACATGGATGCTCAAGATCCCCATGTCATTTTTGGAATCTGCCATCTGGGTTGGCATGGCTTACTATGTCATTGGCTTTGATCCAAACATACACAG GATGTTTAAACAATATCTTATACTCATACTGGTTAGCCAGGTCGCCTCTTCAATGTTCCGACTAGTCGCAGCACTGGCTAGGGACATGGTTGTCTCCTATACCTTTGGAACCTTTGTATTGCTTATGTTTGGGACACTTGGTGGTTTTATCCTGTCAAGAG ATGATGTGAAGAAATGGTGGATCTGGGGTTACTGGAGCTCACCTATGACCTATGCTCAAAATGCGTTGAACGTTAATGAATTTCTTGGGCATAGTTGGAGTCAT AGTTTGCCATATTCAACTGAACCCCTGGGAATTGAAGTATTGAAGTCAGCAGGAAGCTTTACCAGTTCATCAGTATTTTGGATTGGCACTGGAGCATTGATTGGATATATTCTCTTATTCAATGCTGCTTTCACTCTAGCACTTGGTTACCTCAACC AGAGAggaaaatctcaaacaattatATCTGAGGAGGCCTTGAAAGAAAAGCATGTCAACAAGACTGGAGAGATTGACAATATTGAACTGTCATATAGAGGAAAGAGATCTTCCAATCAATCAACAGAAAGTC AATCGGGTAATGAGATCGAAAGGAGCAGTATCAGTTCAAGATCAAATAGAAAAGAAGCCCCGGCTGAGAGTAGTCAGAAGAATAAAGGAATGATTCTTCCATTTACACCTTTGGCCATCACCTTTGATGATATTAAATACTCCGTCGACATGCCAAAG GAAATGAAAGCTCAAGGTGTTCAAGAAGAGAGATTAGTCCTTCTGAATGGTGTAAGTGGGAGTTTCAGACCAGGAGTTCTAACAGCTCTAATGGGTGTTAGTGGTGCTGGTAAGACCACTCTGATGGATGTGTTAGCTGGAAGAAAAACAAGTGGGTACATAGAAGGAAATATCACCATTTCTGGCTATCCCAAGAAGAACGAAACTTTTGCTCGAGTTTCGGGGTACTGTGAACAAAATGACATCCATTCCCCATGTGTCACTGTTCATGAGGCTCTCGTCTATTCTGCATGGCTTCGGTTATCTACTGAAGTTGACTCCAGAACAAGAAAG ATTTTTATTGAGGATGTCATGGAACTTGTAGAGTTAACATCACACAGAGTAGCACTAGTTGGGTTGCCAGGCGTGAATGGTCTGTCCACTGAACAGCGCAAGAGACTCACCATCGCGGTTGAGCTTGTTGCTAATCCCTCTGTAATATTTATGGATGAGCCCACATCTGGACTGGATGCCAGGGCAGCTGCAATTGTGATGAGAACAGTAAGGAACACTGTGGACACAGGAAGAACTGTCGTTTGCACTATTCACCAGCCTAGCATTGACATATTTGAAGCCTTTGACGAG CTCTTTCTAATGCAGCGAGGAGGAGTAGAAATATATGTAGGTCCACTGGGTCATCACTCTTGTCAATTGATAAAGTATTTTGAG GGGATCTGTGGagtcccaaaaataaaagatggttATAACCCTGCCACATGGATGTTGGAGGTCACTTCACCAGCACAAGAGGAGACCCTGGGGATCAAATTTGCTGAAACATACAAGAACTCAGATCTCTTCTG GAGGAACAAGGCTTTGATTACAGAACTTAGTACAGCCCCTCCTGGTTCAAAAGATCTTTACTTCCCCACTCAGTTTTCTCAACCTCTCTTCACCCAGTGTGTTGCATGCCTGTGGAAGCAACACAAGTCCTACTGGAGGAATCCAGCATATACATCTGTTCGACTTCTTTCCACCACCGTCATTGCATTAATGTTTGGTACACTGTTCTGGGATCTTGGCTCCAAGAC GACTAAGCTGCAAGACCTGTTCAATGCAATGGGTTCCATGTATATTGCAGTTCTTTTCACTGGAATTCAAAATGCTTCAGCGGTGCAACCAGTGGTGGCTGTAGAACGTACAGTCTTCTATAGAGAGAAGGCTGCTGGGATGTATTCTGCTTTACCATATGCATTGGCTCAA GTTTTAATCGAGGTTCCACATATCTTCATCCAGGCTCTGATTTATGGAGTGCTAGTTTATGCCATGATCGGTTTTGATTGGACAGTACACAAGTTCTTCTGCTACTTCTTCTACATGTATTTATCATTCCTATACTTCACATATTATGGTATGATGGCAGTGGGCTTAACACCCAACCATGACATTGCTGCTATAGTTTCCTCTGCTTTCTATGCATTATGGAATCTCTTTGGAGGTTTCCTCATCCCACCAAAA AGACTTCCAGTATGGTGGAGATGGTACCATTGGGCATGTCCGGTATCATGGACCCTGAATGGACTGATTGCTTCACAGTTTGGAGACAATGAAGAACAGATGGACATTGGCTATCGAGTGAAGGACTTCTTAGATGAGTACTTTGGGTACAAACATGACTTCTTGGGGTGGATTTTCATAGCGCTTGTTGGGTATGTTGTGCTCTTTGCATTGGTATTTGCCATTGCAATTAAGGTACTTAACTTCCAAAGACGATGA
- the LOC122076910 gene encoding putative metallophosphoesterase At3g03305, protein MNNSWKTQMGFFILLLILLCFSIPSETKFDSLEASENIVGRKANSTTFIDLKDGPESVVFAVQLSDLHFSVFHPERALDFQRLVGPALAMINPSLVLVTGDLTDSKSKDLLTTKQYEEEWIEYQKVMENVVERSGLDKNIFYDLRGNHDKYGVPVVGGSFDFFPNYSINGQLGRSGNVHSITIQSGGRKHLFVGFDSTMSAGLRGPTNLFGHPTDELLVDIDMELSQWDSQSTKGLTKISFGHFPLSLSGSTESGKSLKDVFLKHSLSAYVCGHLHTKFGENLKRHHHSDNRFLSLEKYFQLNIHQTLQRSTPFQKDCSDGAPRINEFWEWEMGDWRKSRVMRVLAIDAGHVSFVDIDFKMGAKKTIILPTFPLDSCFMLTASFLHEYRCSTDQSSFETVRALVFSSLPILSVVARVFDSRLGNFDTVMEATMRKHENSSRGDLYTTPWNWRAFDDPSPDRFWLQIEATDIMGRSTLSKLRPFSINGLTAKLSWNWMEFLVMGCQWDVLYFPILWFILLFILSMLLIPKALLICSKMQYTYMHFIDQKGFIRGILWVLTEFCRISFLWYGMLVYLFYLIFFPWCFGKVFTTGGDGGYMTYKGWIVNIPGERSRQAYIGHPDIMVVILPHLFFVVMPAVLVMGAFAAERAVYRLYFLSLSGKKDDDCTEESRGSLYGYQGNNGSKFFFGGRLVRKFLMVICLVICWTHWKLCRVLTKAYEMNPFLHSPGCCLSIPLLLAYAVYKTRRV, encoded by the exons ATGAACAATAGTTGGAAAACCCAAATGGGGTTTTTTATTCTTCTCCtcatcttgctttgtttctcgaTTCCATCTGAAACTAAATTTGATTCTCTCGAAGCCAGTGAAAACATTGTAGGAAGGAAAGCTAATTCTACAACTTTCATAGATTTGAAAGATGGCCCAGAATCTGTAGTCTTTGCGGTTCAGCTCTCAGATCTTCATTTCAGTGTTTTCCATCCTGAAAGAGCACTTGATTTTCAGAGGCTCGTGGGCCCTGCTCTTGCCATGATAAACCCATCTCTTGTTCTGGTAACTGGTGATCTAACAG ATAGCAAAAGTAAAGATCTGTTAACAACGAAACAATATGAAGAGGAGTGGATTGAATACCAGAAGGTTATGGAAAACGTTGTTGAAAGGAGTGGACTTGACAAGAATATCTTTTATGATCTTAGAGGAAATCATGATAAGTATGGTGTACCAGTTGTTGGTGGCTCatttgatttctttccaaattATAGTATCAACGGACAACTAGGAAGAAGTGGGAATGTTCACAGCATCACTATACAG AGTGGTGGACGAAAGCATCTGTTTGTCGGGTTTGATAGTACAATGTCTGCTGGTTTACGTGGCCCAACCAATCTTTTTGGGCATCCGACAGACGAACTACTAGTTGACATAGATATGGAGCTCTCGCAGTGGGATTCTCAATCAACAAAAGggttaacaaagatctctttcgGGCACTTTCCACTTTCACTCTCAGGATCTACAGAATCTGGGAAGAGTCTGAAAGATGTTTTTCTCAAACATTCCTTGTCAGCATATGTATGTGGACATCTTCATACAAAGTTTGGTGAGAATTTGAAGCGGCATCATCATTCAGATAACCGTTTCTTGTCATTAGAGAAATATTTCCAGCTAAATATCCACCAAACACTTCAACGGAGTACACCTTTTCAAAAAGATTGTTCTGATGGAGCCCCAAGGATCAACGAATTCTGGGAGTGGGAGATGGGTGACTGGAGGAAGAGCAGGGTGATGCGAGTATTGGCCATTGACGCTGGTcatgtttcatttgttgataTTGATTTTAAGATGGGAGCTAAGAAAACTATAATACTGCCTACATTTCCACTAGATTCATGTTTCATGTTAACAGCTTCATTTCTCCATGAGTATAGATGTTCAACTGACCAATCATCTTTTGAGACTGTCCGAGCTTTGGTATTCTCGTCTCTGCCAATTTTGTCAGTAGTGGCAAGAGTCTTTGACTCTAGGCTAGGAAATTTTGATACGGTCATGGAGGCAACTATGAGAAAGCATGAGAACTCTAGCAGAGGAGATCTCTACACTACCCCATGGAACTGGAGAGCCTTTGACGATCCATCTCCTGATCGATTCTGGCTGCAAATAGAAGCAACTGATAtaatgggaagatcaacattaagcaaGTTAAGGCCATTCTCCATTAATGGTCTGACTGCAAAACTTAGTTGGAATTGGATGGAGTTTCTCGTTATGGGTTGTCAATGGGATGTTCTATATTTCCCAATTCTGTGgtttattcttttgtttatcCTTTCCATGCTTCTTATTCCCAAAGCACTTCTCATATGCTCAAAGATGCAGTACACATATATGCATTTCATTGATCAAAAAGGCTTCATACGTGGTATATTGTGGGTTCTAACAGAGTTCTGTAGGATCTCGTTTCTATGGTATGGTATGTTGGTGTACTTGTTCTACCTGATATTCTTCCCTTGGTGTTTTGGGAAAGTTTTCACCACAGGTGGAGATGGGGGTTACATGACCTACAAGGGTTGGATTGTGAATATTCCTGGTGAAAGGAGTAGACAAGCTTATATTGGACATCCGGATATAATGGTAGTTATTTTACCTCATCTCTTTTTTGTAGTCATGCCAGCTGTTTTGGTTATGGGAGCTTTTGCTGCCGAAAGAGCAGTTTATCGGCTTTACTTCCTGTCACTATCAGGGAAAAAAGATGATGATTGTACCGAAGAAAGTAGGGGATCACTGTATGGCTATCAAGGCAATAACGGATCAAAGTTTTTCTTTGGTGGGCGTCTGGTGAGAAAATTTCTCATGGTGATTTGCTTGGTCATCTGTTGGACACATTGGAAG CTTTGTAGAGTTCTGACAAAAGCGTATGAAATGAACCCATTTCTTCATTCACCGGGATGTTGCCTGTCAATTCCACTCCTCTTGGCTTATGCAGTGTACAAGACTAGGAGAGTTTGA